tatttattttagacatgtatttcatatttatatctTAAATATCTATACAATTTacttttgtatttaaaatttttaatattaactatttttatttaaaatatcatttttatattattttttaaacggTTATATTGGTCTCTTTTTtaagataatacaaaaaataatttctcatgaaaataatttgtttaatcattaattaaataataaagtactaataaattaaaaattaaaagaataaaaatactataaaaaatatttgtaatatagtcgaattttatcatttttaacttgtgttattaattttaacaatttatttattttttaaataattcataTATGATAAAAGATATGTTTACTTATTTagagtacaaattttattattatatttgtatattcatgattttaattatatttttaagtactttgaatagatttattttattatattatattttatatatgaatatatgttccatcatgtaattaaataaagatatattttttaatgacaaaatttaaTAACCAAACTAACCATTCTACGCCAAAAAGAGGGATTGAGTGAGAGGACAGGAGATGACGTCGGCGCTGGCTATGTTAGGAAGGACGGCAAAGTTACGGACGAAGGAAATTCAACAATGTCGTTAAGGATGATGCactaaagaaagagaaaaaattgtGTGATAGAGCAGTAGATAACGACCGTCGCTTCTTGTCACAAACGTCCACGACATGCTTGGAAGGATTTGAAGTTACGTGATGAAAGAATGGGAGTGAACACCCAACCCGGTCCCTGTCCTTTTTCTCGATGGACATCACGGCCCTTGTCCAAAAAAAAGGGACATATCGGTCCCTGTCCCATACTTATGTGAGACTTCCCGGTCCTTCCGTCATTTTCCCTGACCAAAATAGACGGAACTTGCCTACGTGTCAGTTAACGTTGCTGAGTTGGAGGTTAATAGTATGTTAAGTTCCACGTGGCCATTAGAAAATAGACAGGGGTCGATTTGTCCCCCTTTGGTGACCTAAAACTACGTCGTTTTAGTGGTCTGAGACCATGTGCTATAAGAGAATGGTAAGGGGTCGTTCTATCCCTCATTTTTAGTCTTCACTGAAACACATTGGTTTGAAAGTGATTCAACGTTGCTGATCTCTCACTCTTCTCCCAACCCAAATGCAAACCCTAGGAGACCATGATTGGTAATGAAGAGTGTTGTTCATCATCAAACCCACGAAGCAGAGACAATTCAGGCTGGGGCCTAAATTCTGGTGGGAGTGCTGGAGCTACGAGGATGAAGAAATGGGTTGCCCCAATTTGTTATTGTGGTTCTCATGCAATATTGTTCATGTCAGGGACAGTAAAGAATCCAGACAGACTATTCTTTCGCTGCCCAAAATTCAAGGTAGTTTTTGAGGGTTtagctaattttttgttttcaatttctatTCCACAGATGATAACAAATGTTAAACATTTTTGTAGACTGGAAAGTGGCATTGCAACTTCTTTGCATGGCTAGATGATTATGTATCTTCATGTGGTGAGGATGCTAACAAGGCTGTCTCATTTGGGGCATCAAAGCAGAAGCAGAATCGATTGGAAGGCCATGGTTATGTGGTGGATAACAAAGTTAATGAGTTGGAAGAAAGATTAATTGGTTTGGAGGATCAGTTAGATTACTGCAGATTGAAAATGGGTGAAAGTAGATGTATTAGGTATGGGTTTAATTTGTTAGCATTTCTGGGTGGAGTTGTAATTGCAAGCTTGTTTAGAGCAAGTGTGTAGGAATTTGATAGCTGAATTTCGTTATTTCACTAAGTTGAGTTGTGAACAACACTTTTGATGATGAATGAAGCAGAAATTATTGTGTTGAATTTGTAAAATTTGAACCATGGCATGTGATGAATATGTTAAATTTCATCCCTATATTGATAGATAATGGCATATATGTTATGACATAAATTTAACAAGTATACATGCTAGCTAAGTAACACTAAGTATCTATAGTCAAAGAAAGATCCATGTTAATACATTGATAATTAAGGAAAAGTACAGTTGTTGAAACAACTTAAAACATAATATGCCATTCAAAATATGGGCAGCAACATGGCCCTGAGTCAGATAACCAAAATATAGGGATCTCAACCAAAAGTTCTATGCCTAAAACCAGTAGTAGTAAATAGCATAACATATAAGTTTTTTTGAAGCAAAACATGTGTCCTAAAGGCTTGTAGCCAAGATACAAAACAGCAACGAAAGGTACTCCAAGTTCACATCTTCTTAGGTGGCCTTAATCCTGGAAGCTTGAGCTCGGGAGTAGGCACAAATTTGAAAATCCTTGAAGCAGTTCCCAAGCTTGTAGCAGCCATTGTTTCTGCTGATATTGCATCACCTCCACTTGTTGGATTTGTCGGAGAAGCTATTGGGCCATGAGTAGGATTTGCCGAAGCATGGGACGTAAGTGCTGGACCTTGTGGTAGTTGAGATTTGAACCAGAGTGTAGGCCTTGGTGCTGGTGGGGGTGTGGGCATGAAACTTGATTGCACAAATTGGGTTGGTGGAGGTGGGGGCCTGATAACAGGGTTCTTTAACCTTAGGGCTAGATTGGATTGAGTTGTGAAAGCTATATCAGATGGCCCTTGTTGAATGTTACTTGGATTTGTAGCATGCTGGACCTACAAAGAATTTTTGTTATAGTCCCAGATAACTTATGAAAGCTAAGGTAATTTAGCTTTAAAGTATTAATAAGGTAACTTTACCTCCTCTGATTGTGGTGCATTTTGTGACAAAGAAATCTCTTGAGGTGTACCTTCTGGAGCTACACCAGttgtttttttctctcctcTTGGTAgtttcttcttatctttcttaGCTTTTTCCTAACAATGATAACAATAGTATCAACAAGagttaaatacatataacaaagGCTATTCAACTAGGACAAAACTAACAAAACAACCTTATGGTTCACACCAACTccagccacgttagtggcctcATTGCAGTTTTCATGTCCTCCTTCCTGCTATCATATACAACAAATGAACATTACCATACTTTTTTTTAGCCAACTAAACCTATGACCAAAATAAATTGAGACATTTAAACCCCTAACCACTTAACTTTAAAGACAAATTGATCCCTACTTAGTTCCATACCTGCAGATTGGTTATGTTCTTACAGACATCAACTCCAACTGAGTTAGATTTCTTCTTCGCTCCATTTGCCCTCCTCTCTTTTTTGGTCATTGGTTTCCAGTTTGGATCCATTGCAGGATTGGTGCATGTTTTATAGTAGTGGCCTTTCTGGCCACATTTGTTACAAGTGACTTCAAATATTTTCTTTGCCTTGTTGGGATTTATCTCAGTTTTCACTGGATCGATTCTTCTCTTTACCTTTGGTCGATGTGCCGGTCATTTGATTGGTGGAGGCAATGGCCTTGGGGCATCAGTGGGCTCCCAATACTCCTCACTATTTACTGGTTTCATTGTGTGGGCGTAAGTAGCTCTGATCGAGTCCATTGTTAGCCACGTGTGCACGAAGTCTTCAAGATTCACACCAATTTTGTACATTGCTGCTATTGCATGTCTACAAGGCATGCCTGGAAATAGTACTTAGTTAGATGCATATTAAGATAAAGTCACAGATACATTTTAACACTAACCATGACCATACCAGTTAACTGCCAAACGTTGCAGGTGCATGTTCTTTGTGCAAGGTTAACCccaaccttgtgtccttgcctATGAACCTCAAAGAGGACTCTATCACTATCACCTGCCCAAATAGCTCTCCACTTACTTGCTTTAGGCTTGATGAATTCTTCCAACCTCTTGTGCTGAACTGGGGCTAGTTTTCCagtatgattttctaattttttcttgTGTAGTGCCATCTTCCTCATGACATAACACCTCAGATCGTCTATCATTGTTAGTATGGGTCTTCCTCTATACTCAATTATTTTCGCGTTCCACACCTCGCACATATTATTTGTGATGTTGTCTACTTTCGGTCCATGGCTAAAATAAGCTTTTGCCCACACAGCTGGATCAAACCTTTGTAGGTATTCCCATGCTCCCTGATTAATGTTTTTCATTTTCTCCATTGAGACTTTAAATTCCTGGATAGTTGTCTGCCTAGCACATTCCCATAGAAGCTGCTTTGTCTGCTGATCCTTGAAGTATTTGATGAAGTTCTTCCAAATGTGAAGTACACAATTCCTATGATGTGCGTTAGGCATGACCTCCTTCATTGCCAACTCCAGCCCCTGTTGTCAACACAGTCCAATCCAATTCATACTCAAAAACTGGAAGTTCTAACAACGAATCTAAGTCAATAGAAGTACATATAATGGAAAATTAAGTCAATAAATATTACTTTTTGTTGATCTGAGATAAAGTTCCACCCATGTTGTCCAACAGCTCCCAAGTCTTCAGCCAACAGAGTCAGGAACCACTTCCAAGTGTCCTTGCACTCATTCGGTACCACTGCAAAGGCCACCACATAAAAGTGGTTGTTTGCATCTTGACTCACTACACTTAATAGTTGTCCACCATAATATCCTTTTAAAAAGCATTCGTCTAATCCAATTAAAGGCCTGCACCCCTCTTTGAACCCCTTCTTACAGGCTTCCATGCATATGTACAACCGATCAAACAGAGGGAGAGATTCAGACTGAGGAATAACCTCCATCAGTGCTATTGAACCAGGGTTACTTCTATGTAACTCCATCAGGTAATCCCGAATTTTTCCATACTGAGCTCTCTCATTGTCTAATACAACCTCCCGTGCAGCTTTCAATGCCCTGCTAATCATCTTTGTACTGACATGGACATTGTATTCCTCAACCATGTGTTCTATAGCCTGTTTCGGCTTCATATCAGACTGTGTTAGAAGCCTCTTCACCAATTTGGATGTAACCCAGGCCCTGTCAGCTAAGTTGCTTCCAAAGTCCCTTCCACAGTTATGCTCATTAAATAGAGTTTTCACTTGATAGCACCTATTGGCACTATTCCAAGAAGTCAATATCAACCACGGACAAGATTCTCCAGCACATGCAGCCCTTACTCTTTGCTTCTCATTCTTAATGTATATAACATCCTTACCTTCATAAACAAAATAGTCTTTCAGAGCTTGTTTGAATACATCCATTGTAGGAAGCATCTGTCCAACCTTAAACTCCACTTCACCATACTCAGTGTCTTCATTATATGAGTC
The genomic region above belongs to Arachis duranensis cultivar V14167 chromosome 3, aradu.V14167.gnm2.J7QH, whole genome shotgun sequence and contains:
- the LOC107477946 gene encoding uncharacterized protein LOC107477946; this encodes MSEYFVVPVFHHGGKFVRDSGGYMSYMDGDVFNSPISNDDEGRTAFDSYNEDTEYGEVEFKVGQMLPTMDVFKQALKDYFVYEGKDVIYIKNEKQRVRAACAGESCPWLILTSWNSANRCYQVKTLFNEHNCGRDFGSNLADRAWVTSKLVKRLLTQSDMKPKQAIEHMVEEYNVHVSTKMISRALKAAREVVLDNERAQYGKIRDYLMELHRSNPGSIALMEVIPQSESLPLFDRLYICMEACKKGFKEGCRPLIGLDECFLKGYYGGQLLSVVSQDANNHFYVVAFAVVPNECKDTWKWFLTLLAEDLGAVGQHGWNFISDQQKGLELAMKEVMPNAHHRNCVLHIWKNFIKYFKDQQTKQLLWECARQTTIQEFKVSMEKMKNINQGAWEYLQRFDPAVWAKAYFSHGPKVDNITNNMCEVWNAKIIEYRGRPILTMIDDLRCYVMRKMALHKKKLENHTGKLAPVQHKRLEEFIKPKASKWRAIWAGDSDRVLFEVHRQGHKVGVNLAQRTCTCNVWQLTGMPCRHAIAAMYKIGVNLEDFVHTWLTMDSIRATYAHTMKPVNSEEYWEPTDAPRPLPPPIK